In Rhinolophus ferrumequinum isolate MPI-CBG mRhiFer1 chromosome 8, mRhiFer1_v1.p, whole genome shotgun sequence, the DNA window tctaagtcttttggagcaaaaattaatataagacccggttttatattgttacattatataagacccggtcttattgttacattaaataagaccgggtgttacgTTAGtcttcgctccaaaagacgctttagagctgattgtccatctaggtcttattttccgggaaacaagGTAGGACTTTCGTAGCTACAGAaatcaatgcctggcttcaaaggaCAGGTGACTCTTGTTAGGGGCTTATACAGCTGGTGACTTTAGTTAAAGCCAGTGCTCATTTACCATTCAGAAAACTCCATAGCCCTTAAGAATTAGGCTGAATCTattctgcctgtgctctataaacAGCATGGTTTACTGACTATTTGAAGCtcactgttgagacctactgctcagaaaaaaaagattctttcaaaatattgctgCTCGTATGTTACagtgcacctggtcacccaagagcctTGATGGCGATGTACAAGGTTAATGTTGTTTTCATACTTGCTAACAAAAGTTCCATTCTGCAGccccatggatcaaggagtaatttcgACTTTCAAGTCTTAGTTAAGAAGTAAGgacaaagtaaattgaaaaattTCTGGATAGAATTCACCATTCTAGGTGCCATTAAGAATATTCATGATtaatgggaagaggtcaaaatatcaacattaacagaaGTTTGGAAGTTTATTCCAACCATCACAGATGACTTTGAAGGGTTCGAGACTTCAGTAGAGGAAGTAACTGCAAATGTGGTAGAAATAATAGTATGAGAAGTACAATTATAAATGGAgtctgaagatgtgactgaattgctgcaatatGATGATAAAACCTTAATGAATGAGGAATTCCTTCTTacggatgagcaaagaaagtggtttcttgagatggaatctgctggtaaagatgctgtgaagattgttgaaataacaataaagcatttagaatataACAAAAACTTAGTCGATAAAGcagtggcagggtttgagagaattgactccaattttgaaagaagttctgagGGTAAAGTGCTATCAGACAACATCACAGACTAGGAAGAAattgttcatgaaaggaagagtcaatcaatATGGCAgacttcattgttattttaagaaattgccacagccaccccaaccttcaaCAGCCATCAAAATCaaggcaagaccctctaccaCAAAAAGATGACTACTCACTGAAGGCCCAGataatggttagcattttttagcaataaagtatttttaattaaggtatgtacattttttagacagcattattgcacacttaatagattacagtatagtgtaaacatttATGTGCACTAGGAAGCCAGAAAATTTGTGTGACAAACTTTAttgtaatatttgctttattgtggtggtctggaaccaaccCTGCAATATCTTTGAGGTCTACCTGtattaaaaagtatgaataatctAACCTCATTTGGCTGGCTTTTTACCATTGAGTTACATTTCTGTCTTCAAGCCCGTTATACAATTATGTCTTAATTGTGTAGTTCTCACTGGGACCCACATGCTGTACTACTTAGACTTAGGAAGCTGTTAAAAACAACCACGGGTACTTTATTGTAAAAACACATGGAAATTCAAATAGAGACAAGTCTTGGGAAGGAGTGGATAGAAGTTGGTAATGAATGTGGGTGTAGGTGTTCAGGCAGGATGAAGAGATCAAGGTCTTCTGGATCATGGATTCCTCATTGAAATGTCCTCCAAAGAGATCTCATACTGCTCCACAGAAGTGGGAGGGGAAGGCGAGATTAACGGAACACTTCTCCTGGTCTTACAGGATGTTCTCTTGAGTTCCAAGAAGGTGTAAAGTTCCATGCACTGATTTATACCATAGCTGGAAAGAAAGGGTAAAATAggacatttaaaaagtttgtttttaattaacaaatcattggtgttttctttatttcagagcACAAAGTTATCATTGTTGGGCTGGATAATGCAGGGAAAACCACCATCCTTTACCAATTGTAAGCATTAACtacttcaaaatttttattttattgtttatagtGACTTTTTCTGCCTGGGTGATATATTTGTAATGAAAGCAACAAATTATATGGAATctaaattattttgtaagaagTCAGGTCAGCCATAAACCAGGAGCCAAATTTAAGAGACTGTTCCTAGAGGAGCGAGAAATTTATATGGCACTGAGCATGTTCAgttgttttgcttttagaaagtaaagaaatgtgtGTTTATATAGTTTCCTGGAATGAATCTCGAGTGTTCTAGATAGTCTACTTCCTAGTTCCACCTCTGTTTAAACCCTTAGCTCACTCTTATGAGGTACTGGAAAAGACACATTTGGGTATATAACACAAAAGGAGGACATGCTGATTTATCCTtgattgaaaaatattcaaacaatctAACTTCCTCGCTAATGGCAATGtatttgaactcttttttttcagttctatgaATGAAGTTGTGCATACATCCCCTACAATAGGAAGTAATGTAGAAGAGATAGTGATTAATAATACACGTTTCCTAATGTGGGATATTGGAGGCCAAGAATCTCTTCGTTCTTCCTGGAATACCTATTATACTAACACAGAGGTAATGTTTCTTAATATACTAAAACTTCTATGAGCAGAAAGCTTGGAAAACACTGTCTAGATATGAACTCTTATAGTTAATCTCTTTGAAATATCACTGTATGTTAACATAAGTAGAGTTTAAACAGTAGAATTTTTGATTCCCTGTTTCAGAGTTATTGTTCTGTATGTCTACTCTCATTGAACCTCTATAGAGAGAATTGGTGATTGATTAGTCTGATTGTGTATTGATCCCAGAATATGTCTTAAGTAGTTGTTTTTATAATAAGTTCCATCTCACAatttgtaatttcatttcttttttttttttgtctgtagaAGAAATCTACTTAAATGACAGATCTCTGGTGGTTTGAGTCCGGGTTAAAATTTTACTGTGGATTTTCTTTTATGCAACACAATTGCacattaaagaatttttttctttttggttataaAACTATTTATACAGAATCGTGTTTTTATTTACATGCTATTTCCCGACAGGAAATTTCAGACCTATGACATTTGAGAACTTCATTGTATAAACCTTATAAATTGAAGGACTGTGACAATTGTTTTTGTAGTGCTGATTAAAATTTAACTCCAAATGTATATAAAGGTGAATATTATGCCATTAAGACTCTGTTAAGTGTTTCTAATGACCCAATCCCGTAAAATTCCATTATACATTTAATCATGTTTTTTTAGAGAAGGAAATGTATATGGTTACTATTGCTATATATAATGCTGCAGGTAGCAAATTCATGGTAACACGTTGaaaattaatactttattaaAGTGCCATGAAATAGAATGGGTCTTATAGTAATAAAGCCACATATCAATATGGAGAAAAGTGAGAGAAGAGGTGAAATAGCAGTTCTCTTATCCATCTGCCTAATGGTTAATGAAATCTGAACAATATGAAGAATAGAACAGACCCTGAAAATTACAgtttttttggaaatgaaaagcaaattgtacaaaataaaatagtgcaTGTCAATAACAAGCCGTCAGAATTAATTTGGGTATCACAAATGCCATCACAAAGTGACtatgtttctctgtttctctggtgCTTTTTGGTGGTTGTGGCATTGAGGAAGAGGTGCAGTGTAGCTGAGTCCTGCACAGCTCTTCCGAGTCTTCCATTGCATCTTCTGATACTAGTTTCATCCTCAAGTCGGGACAGAGTTGCACTTGCAAGTAGCAGGTTGGAAGAGAGCATGGCTTTAGATACAGATACATTCTTTCAATGTGTtggtttttaaagattaatttcttTATCACATTACTTTATTCCCATACACATGCCCTTTCAGATTTTCAAATCtactaataaataatatttatctggAAGTAACTTAAATTTAGGActataatgtattttttcttattgacttatattgtaaatagatagatataggcCTGTTATtcagatattaatttagaaaacaaatgtgttATAAATGTGTTATATTGGTTAGAATATTAGCAGAATATTTTAATAGGATGTTAGTATCATATtctcttttcttgtattttctcttaaaatttagtaaataaatttgaattaaaaatggatcagaaTTGTAGGCTTCATGATGTATAGCACGTAGCTCTGGTTTTCCAATAATACCatataataaagttttaatttcttgatATTTGTAGCCTGTAAGTCAAATAAGCACtttacaaatttttataaatatcaaattatgtagtcactaatgatttttttttttgtaattattttagttTGTAATAGTTGTTGTGGACAGTACAGACAGAGAAAGGATTTCTGTAACTAGAGAAGAACTCTATAAAATGTTAGCCCATGAGGTAAGTAGGAGTCTGGCAGGTATGGGGGGGATATTTCTATcacatttcttctttctacttgtCATGAGGAtactatttcaaattttttaaaaaaattatttatctgcTGGCCATGCCTGCTTTATAATTTTGACACTTCTCAAAATGGAAGTGTATCTGAAAGCAGCAGAAAGATTGTGGAGTCAGttgtagaattttatttcatttacccTAGATAAATTTGATCTGGAAGTTTTCCTGAGTAAAAGACCTAAATTGgctttcattttgcattttgaatagATTAATTATACAAAGGATTATCATtggaaatgagatttttaaagtcTCACAGACACATAGCGAGTCTTGATTTTAACTCTGTTCTGagactaatatttaaatattgttgcTCTTAGGTTAATCGGATATTGTCCTTTGACTAAACAAAACTATGTGACTATCCACATTTTTTAGTCCTTGAGAAATATTACTAgtagcattatttaaaaattgaataaactgaataatatagtcaatagtgATAATAGTAACTGTAAAATCGGAATTTATAGTGGCAGTTGATTTTTTTGCATGCCTTTTACTTAACTCATTTATAGGTAGAAATAGAGCAATGAATATTTAGATgtatattatgtaattttttattttagtggaaTTTTAATAAAGCTTAAGAAAACTGAGATAcctttgtaataaaattttatattaattttaatattgattttgaGATTAGAAATTTGGTATATTTCAGGCAACTATTCAAAACTTAAGGAAACCTAGTAAAGTAGTTCTGTAAATTGAAGTTCCTGTTTTTCTTAGTGATCATGCCCAGCACATGTACTTTCCCCTGTTTTGGAGTGATTTTGGGCAGTGGTGATAAATACTtcgggtttttttaaaaaaatacatcttgcCATTGTACATGCTTTTAACAAGTTCTGATTCTAGTCTGGGAAACAGACTATATAAGAGAGGCAGAAGGTTaaggattatttttcatttcccctttgtattttacaaaaatgcagCATTTTTCAGTTTATACCAAagggttattttgttgttgtttatgaagacttgggaaaaagaaaactaagagatGTATATTTGTGTCTTGgctatattttttattctgttaacaGGTAGTCTCCCTATCTTGAGTTTTACTCTAATTGGCCAATATGTAGCAGGATCAGTAGATAAAGAGCCCAGTCAATAGTCGGGCTCAAACAAAGTCACTTAATTTTACTTGGTAGGGGCATTAACTTGGGCAGGTCACTTGACCTCATCTGTTCTGGATGAGTACACCAAGGCCCAGAGGTTTATGTGACTTGACCAGCATTttaagagccaggatttgaattcaggcgTTCTCATCATTCAGGCTTCTTGCttgggggggcgggcgggggaaCAGAAATAGGGCCTATTTGGAAAGTGAAAGGAAACTGAATGGGGGGATtaccagagaagaaaggaataacaGATGAAGTTGGGAACTAGAGTTAGTCACTTAATAGGGTCACGAAGAGTCAAATAGAGttctggaaggagagagagaaatggatcaaagaataaGAATGtgttaatgaaaaacaaattttgacgTGGGGTTAGTTGGATGTTTCATGCATAATACAATAACCAACTAAATCTTATCATCATTACTGATAATGATTCTTTACAGGTATTACTAAGTATAAaactttaaagtgttttaaaatactgctGAAAGCTTCATCTTAAATGAAATGCATAACTTTGAAgctcatgaattttaaaatagttccaAACACAGGACAGATGGAACTTTATTCAGAATGACTCAACTTCTAGGAATTATCTTCACAAATGAAGCTTTGAGGAACAGATTGACAACTACATATGGCACATAGAAGATGCTAAGTAAATATATCTTGCATGTGCTATTATTCATCTTCTTGactaaactaaaatatatttttagactCTTAAGACCAGAAATCTGTAATACACAGTAGAaagtttttcaaagtgttttaaaGTGGCTAATGTACAAAAGATCACACTGAGTACTTTGACCTGTTGTTAAGGCAAGTTAGTGAACAGCTTTAATCCAATGTCACATAATTGCTTCTGAGgttctttaataaaaagtaaaggaagattttctttcctttcttcctaaatatttaagaataggtAAAATagctggggttttttgtttttgtttttttatcaagAAACTCCAATAAAAAAGTTTGAGCCTATACGATCTAGAAAGATTATTATACTCAATATgtatgggttttattttgtttttttgagaccTTTCAATATATGGCTTTATTTCTTATGCTTTCCAACTTTTAATTTGGGGGCCTCTCCAAATAATTTCATCACTAAAAGTTATGACTATAgattgtttataaataaaatagtacaaaCTTACGTTTCCTAACTTGTGCCGAGTATTTCTGTTGTCAAACATTTGTTCTTTGAGCATGTCAGCATTATCAATACTGACCTATATGAAAGATTTCAGCTGACACTAGCAAGAGATATTGAAAACTGGAAGATAGGAATTAAATCCCATGGAAAGTCCATCGACTCAGTGATTCAGCCACATATCAACTATTAATCATCATTCCATTTCTGTTtaggataagagaaaaaaatatgtgtatccttgatttttttttaatatatatatatatacacacacacacacatatatatatacatacatatatgtgtgtgtgtgtgtgtgtgtataaatagtAGTCCAttcagatttttgtcttttatatagACAGGTGAATGAACTATAGGTAAATTGAGTATGAAATCTTAAAAGTTAACATTCTAGAGGATCCTTTTCTGACCACGCTATTCAGGTAGCTGCATTCACTGCAGTTGCATAGCTGCCATCTGCAGAGGGCACTGTACTAAATGTCAGTTTCCATtgttatgtaaaacattttacacAACTCCTTTTAACCAAATAAGAAAtttactactattatttttatatcagtaaGAATCAGAGATGTCAATGAAATTATATTCTAACAAAAGTAAAATACTGTGGAACAATGTCATTTTGTACCTATTGAAGACTTTCTTGCTTCAAACACATGTACACATGATTGAAGACAAAATATTCCACTAAAATTCCTAAGAAGAAAGATGGTATTCAATACAGTTGAGAATACTTACAGGCATAGCACCAAAACCTCAGtaccttttaatatatttaggtaGAATTTTAATCCACTGAGTGCATCCATCATGGATTCTTAGCCCAGGATCCATGAATGGACTTTACGATATCTATTAACaccttaaaattatacataatttcttttttcatgtatgtGCATTTATATTAGGGAAGGGTCTGTAACTTCCAATAAATTACTAGGGAAGTTCCTGGCTATAAAAATGGTTGGGAGAAGTGAGAGTGGAGTAGAGTCAAAGCAGACTAAGAATCGTAAAACATCATACCAGTCATTTTAGGTAAAGGTAATTCTTATCATCGGGGCAGTAAGtgaactaacatttgttgaactgTCACCAAAAACCAGGTACTAAACtgagtgttttacatgtattaatagTAATTCAATGAGTCATTCAAATAACATCTCTAGGATGAAGGTGGTggaaaattatacataatttcttttttcatgtatgtGCATTTATATTAGGGAAGGGTCTGTAACTTCCAATAAATTACTAGGGAAGTTCCTGGCTATAAAAATGGTTGGGAGAAGTGAGAGTGGAGTAGAGTCAAAGCAGACTAAGAATCGTAAAACATCATACCAGTCATTTTAGGTAAAGGTAATTCTTATCATCGGGGCAGTAAGtgaactaacatttgttgaactgTCACCAAAAACCAGGTACTAAACtgagtgttttacatgtattaatagTAATTCAATGAGTCATTCAAATAACATCTCTAGGATGAAGGTGGTGGTCTCagtatttcacagatgagggacaGTAGCCGTAATGAATGGAAAGATCTCAGCTCAAACTGGGTCCTAATGTTGAGTAGCTGTATCACCTTGTATAAGTCACTTACATGTGAgtcttatttcctcttctgtaaagtgggactAGTAAAGCTTACCTTACAGCaatcttgtgaggattaaagagattttgtttggaaaatCGTTAGTATGATGGGTGTCTCGTGCAGATTAGACACTCAAATGTTGGTAATGAGGAACAAATTCAGAAAGGTTAAAGAACTTGCCTCGGAGTCAAAGCgtagaaataaaactatctgaCTGAGAAGTTTGATATGTTTAATATAGTCAATCCAAGATGGTCCTATCAGATATTCAAATCTAAGAAATCTGCGTGGACAGAAATAGAGGAGCAAAGTCTCAGAAGATGAATAGGATTGGGTTAGATTAGTACCTCTCAACTGAGAATTAAACCCTACGGTTCTAAGGCATGCATTGTGTAATGAATTAGTTTCTTTCCTATGCACCTTGAAGGTGCCACCTTTAGGTATAGGTACCTAAGGTATAGGCTGCGGTAGAATTTTGAAAAGCTCTTGAGTGCCGTGCTAGAGTAGTTCTTAGTAGCCACAGAAGCCTAGTTTGGCGTAGGGGGCATAGAGGATACATATATGAAGACATGACTGTTTGTTAAATATAGcacttaaaactataaatgtaATCTAGGACtataagaaatatgtaaattCATACAAGTATagattgatttatttaaaatgtgttcagCCTAAGAACTGTGAGATGCTTTTATGTCAAGTAGTTGAGAAATGCTGTGTTACAAAGATTATCAAAAATACTCTGTTGTTGGAAAACCTATGGAAAAAATACACTGGCCcttatgattttgtttgtttttataggaCCTAAGGAAAGCTGGATTGCTGATTTTTGCTAATAAACAAGATGTTAAAGAATGCATGACTGTAGCAGAAATCTCCCAGTTTTTGAAACTGACTTCCATAAAAGATCACCAGTGGCATATCCAGGCATGCTGTGCTCTTACTGGCGAGGGGTAAGAAGTCTTCCTCAGGGATAACGTGTTTCGCTTCGAAACATGCATTCTTAAGATCAAATATTTAAGGTTACCATGTACAGAATGTTGTAAGGGAGAGATGTAAGACAGAATCCATGTCTACAATGAGTTTTTAGCTTGGTTCTGTAAATAATAAAGCACACaacatacatataacatatagTACACATAAACATAAATGCTTGTGAGCATATAGATAATAAATAGTTGCTGTTGGAGTTCAGAGAAAATTGTAATGTCATGGAGAGCTGGAGAAGTCAGGAAACAGTTCTTACTGGAGGTGGGACTTACACTATAAGAAAGGAACTAACACTTGCTGAGTGTGTCCTGTGTCTTCAGTGCTTTTCATACAgtgtatcatttatttctaacaaTTATGTAGGccagttatttttaattcatacTTTATGCATAAAAAAGCTGAAATAGAAGAGGATTCATGTGTAAGACTGGATTGGGGATGCTCTGTTTTGCCAtcagtgttgtcatgatggagttgttgcacttagaaaaaaatgagttagaATTGGAGAGAGTGTGGCATGAGGGTCCTTGGTTCTGGAGAGAAAGGTAGGTGCCTACAGTAGAATTTTGCCCTAGTCTAATGCCTAAAGATGAAAGGACTTAAAGAAGGAAGTGGTTGTCAGCATTTTTGAATGTAAGGTCAAGGACCAGAAAGATGGAGAGAGTGCTATTAGGAGAGATGGAATAGAAGAGGTAATAAGTAGGATAAAGAGCTGAAAGGGTGAGCGAGTTACATaacgttgttgttgtttttccgaAAGATGGTGGGTCTGtatttaaaagcagagaaaaaagaactaaattagaGATGAATTCTAGAGGTCTTAAATTTGGAGTTGAGGTTCTTCAGGTGCTAGGAAGGGCAGAAGAAACTTGAGGCACAGACGGATCACTTCAGGAACCCGTGTTGATTGACCCTTCACCACAGTCTTGAAAGAC includes these proteins:
- the ARL5A gene encoding ADP-ribosylation factor-like protein 5A; its protein translation is MGILFTRIWRLFNHQEHKVIIVGLDNAGKTTILYQFSMNEVVHTSPTIGSNVEEIVINNTRFLMWDIGGQESLRSSWNTYYTNTEFVIVVVDSTDRERISVTREELYKMLAHEDLRKAGLLIFANKQDVKECMTVAEISQFLKLTSIKDHQWHIQACCALTGEGLCQGLEWMMSRLKIR